Sequence from the Methylophilales bacterium MBRSF5 genome:
CAAGGCCAGATTGTTGCGATTGCTGCTGGTTTTGTTGCATTATTATCTTTATCTAATATTCTTGGGAGAATTTTCTGGGCATCATCATCTGATTATTTGGGAAGAAAGAATACTTATTTCATATTCTTCGCTTTGGGTTTTTTAATGTATGTGAGCTCCCCATGGGCTGGAACCACTGGAAATATACCTTTGTTTGCACTTATTTTCTGTATTATCTTAACAATGTATGGAGGAGGCTTTGCTACCATACCTGCTTATTTGGCAGATATTTTTGGTACCCAGCATGTGGGAGCTATTCATGGCCGTCTTCTTACTGCTTGGGCTACGGCAGGTATTCTCGGTCCAATGTTAGTTTTTTACCTCAGAGAGTATCAAATTGAACAGGGGGTTGACCCTTCTCAGGCCTATAACTTAAGCATGTATATATTGGCTGGTTTATTAGTCATTGGTTTAATTTCAAACCTGCTTGTGAAGCCAGTCAACAAAAAATATTTCATGAGCAAATCTGAGCTAGATAAAGAAAGAAAGGTAATGACATCCTCAAGTTCAAGATCCGTAAAAACACAATCCAGCAATGTTGGATTGCAAAAACTTATCTTACCTGTTGCTTGGATGGTGGTTGGTATTCCACTAGTTCTCGCAATTTACAATACGCTTGATAAAGCTTTAGTCATCTTTTATTAACTAAATAAATATGGATTATAGTAGTTTAAAGGTTGCACTTTGCATTTCAAAGTTCAATTATGAACATGTTTCAGTTTTAGAGAATTCTGTTTCAGATGAGCTCCTAAAGCAAGGCTTCATGCTGGCTAATATAGATAAGTTCTATGTGCCTGGTGCATTGGAATTACCACTTCTTTTATCAAGGTGCTGCAAATCTAAAAAATTTCATGCGTTGATTGCAATTGGTGCAGTAATCAGGGGTGAAACTTATCATTTTGAAGTTGTATCAGATCAATCTGCGATGGGGATCATGAATGTTCAATTGCAATATGATGTTCCTATTATGAATGCAGTCTTAACAACGAATAACGATGATGAGACTATTCAAAGGACAGGCACAAAAGGCATTGAAGTTGTAAATGGCCTGATTGAAACACTAGATACCCTTAATTTAATTGGTTAATATATACTCAATGAAAAAAATCAACAGCAGAAGGAAATCAAGGGAACTGGTAATGAAGTCAATTTATCGGGGAATCATGAATACATTTGATTACGCTGGTATTAAAAAAGATATTCAAGATGACCCCGATTATTGCAGATGTGACGAGGAATTTTATAACTCATTTATTGATGGAATAAAAGAGAGTTACCAAGAAATTATTGAAGATTTAAATAATTTCATGGATAAAAAGAAAGAAGAACTAAATCCAATTGAATTATCAATTCTTGTGGTTGCTTATTATGAATTAAAAACAAGAGTGGATATCCCTTTTAAGGTTTCAATTAATGAAGCATTGGAGATCACAAAGAATTTTGGTGGTCAGGAAAGTTTTAAATTTGTAAATGGTTCACTTGATAAGGTGGCAAAAAAGTACAGAGCATTAGAAATTAACTAAATGTTTTAAATTCAAAACCATCAGCTTCTTTCCATA
This genomic interval carries:
- a CDS encoding antitermination protein NusB — encoded protein: MKKINSRRKSRELVMKSIYRGIMNTFDYAGIKKDIQDDPDYCRCDEEFYNSFIDGIKESYQEIIEDLNNFMDKKKEELNPIELSILVVAYYELKTRVDIPFKVSINEALEITKNFGGQESFKFVNGSLDKVAKKYRALEIN